A single region of the Coraliomargarita parva genome encodes:
- a CDS encoding tyrosine-type recombinase/integrase: MAHLRKKSNSPYWLATFKNSDGRFVERSTKCTNRKDADALVAEWEKASRKALAGELTQAQSMKILDDMVFDSTGEQVKRESLSDFFKRWLDGKKTRKQFSTEKRYRPILMGYLDFIGPKRSAAIVGSVTPLEIARYRDEQLKEGKSPTTADFSIKVLSAALEAARKEGMSLTNPAESVERLNQAPEEKKPFTDQQVRKLLDHADGDWQGMVLLACHTGIRLSDAANLTWGCFDLEERTVTFIASKTASRRKTKRPESVVYLHGDFVAWLKSQIRGIGEAPVFPTLHGRKPGSAGGLSTAFTNLMKRAGIVSELGEEKEGKGRRFRELSFHSCRHTFCSRLANAAVSADVRKVIAGHSSDEIHDRYVHLDISAQMTAVNSMPSITSNLGES; the protein is encoded by the coding sequence ATGGCGCACCTACGAAAGAAATCGAACTCCCCGTATTGGCTGGCCACGTTCAAGAACTCGGATGGCCGTTTCGTGGAGCGGTCAACGAAATGCACTAACCGGAAAGATGCCGACGCGCTTGTGGCTGAATGGGAGAAAGCGTCTCGAAAAGCGCTTGCAGGGGAACTGACACAAGCCCAGTCGATGAAGATACTCGATGACATGGTCTTCGACTCGACGGGGGAACAGGTGAAACGGGAGTCGTTGTCGGACTTCTTTAAGCGCTGGCTGGATGGAAAGAAGACGCGTAAGCAATTTTCAACGGAAAAGCGTTATCGCCCGATATTGATGGGCTATCTCGATTTCATCGGCCCAAAGCGTTCTGCGGCTATCGTGGGCAGTGTGACCCCATTGGAAATCGCTCGTTACCGCGACGAGCAGTTAAAGGAGGGGAAGAGTCCTACGACCGCAGATTTCAGTATCAAGGTGCTTTCCGCTGCTTTGGAAGCGGCAAGAAAAGAGGGCATGTCACTGACGAATCCGGCGGAGTCGGTCGAGCGCTTGAACCAAGCCCCCGAAGAGAAGAAGCCGTTTACGGACCAGCAAGTGCGGAAGTTGTTAGATCATGCGGATGGGGATTGGCAAGGGATGGTATTGCTTGCCTGCCACACGGGTATCCGACTGAGCGACGCGGCTAACTTGACTTGGGGTTGCTTTGACCTCGAAGAGCGCACTGTGACATTTATTGCCTCCAAGACGGCCTCCCGTCGTAAGACGAAACGGCCCGAATCGGTCGTTTATCTGCACGGGGACTTCGTGGCATGGTTGAAAAGCCAGATTCGGGGAATTGGGGAGGCTCCGGTGTTTCCGACACTTCATGGTAGGAAGCCCGGATCGGCGGGGGGCCTTTCAACGGCATTTACGAACCTTATGAAGCGTGCCGGAATTGTTTCGGAGTTGGGTGAGGAGAAGGAAGGGAAAGGGCGACGCTTTCGCGAATTGTCGTTTCACAGTTGTCGCCACACATTTTGTTCGAGGTTGGCGAATGCTGCGGTGTCGGCCGACGTTCGTAAAGTAATCGCCGGACACTCCTCTGACGAAATCCATGATCGGTATGTGCACTTGGATATTTCGGCGCAAATGACCGCAGTGAACTCTATGCCGTCAATAACCTCCAATTTAGGTGAATCATGA
- a CDS encoding type I restriction-modification system subunit M, whose amino-acid sequence MADPNLSSFIWSVADLLRGDYKQSDYGKVILPFTVLRRLDCVLEPTKEAVLAEKAKREAAGLNAEPFLLKASGQLFYNTSPLDLKKLMGDQDNIGENLRSYMQAFAPTVRDIFESFDFHTQIDRLDKAGLLYLITEKFANIDLHPEVVSNAQMGAVFEELIRKFAELSNETAGEHFTPREVIRLMVNLLFIEDDEALSKPGVVRSLYDPTAGTGGMLSVAGEHLGEINPDARLVMFGQELNGESYAICKADMLIKGQDIANIKHGNTLSADGLHWKHFDYMLSNPPFGVEWKKIQKEITKEAKEQGYNGRFGPGLPRVSDGSLLFLLHLVSKMRPAKDGGSRFGIVLNGSPLFTGGAGSGESEIRRYMLENDLVEAIIGLPTDMFYNTGISTYIWIVSNRKPASRKGKVQLIDASGFWQKMRKSLGSKRKELSSEHIEDITRLFGGFEEVTRDGVPISRIFANEDFGYRTITVERPQRNEAGKVVKGTKGKAKGQPLADSSLRDTENVPLAEDMQTYFEREVLPHAPDAWIDETKTKVGYEIPFNRHFYVFTPPRPLAEIDAELKDCTDRILTMIEGLSQ is encoded by the coding sequence ATGGCAGACCCCAATCTTTCCTCCTTTATCTGGTCCGTCGCCGACCTACTACGTGGCGATTACAAGCAGTCCGACTACGGAAAAGTCATCCTCCCATTCACCGTCTTACGCCGCCTTGACTGTGTGCTTGAGCCGACGAAGGAAGCCGTGCTCGCGGAGAAGGCCAAGCGAGAGGCAGCCGGATTGAACGCCGAGCCGTTCCTTCTCAAGGCATCCGGCCAGCTATTCTACAACACGTCGCCGCTCGACTTGAAGAAGCTCATGGGCGACCAAGACAACATCGGCGAGAACCTCCGCTCTTACATGCAGGCTTTCGCCCCCACGGTGCGCGACATCTTCGAGAGCTTCGACTTCCACACCCAGATCGACCGACTCGACAAGGCTGGCTTGCTCTACCTTATCACGGAGAAATTCGCCAATATTGACCTGCACCCCGAAGTCGTCAGCAACGCCCAAATGGGGGCGGTATTCGAGGAATTGATCCGCAAGTTCGCGGAGCTTTCCAACGAAACCGCAGGGGAGCACTTTACGCCCCGTGAAGTCATCCGCCTAATGGTCAACCTCCTCTTTATCGAAGACGACGAGGCACTGTCCAAGCCCGGAGTGGTTCGCTCGCTTTACGACCCCACAGCGGGCACGGGCGGGATGCTTAGTGTGGCTGGTGAGCACCTTGGCGAAATCAACCCCGATGCCCGCCTAGTTATGTTCGGGCAAGAGCTTAACGGGGAGTCCTACGCGATCTGCAAGGCCGACATGCTAATCAAGGGGCAGGACATTGCCAACATCAAGCACGGTAACACCCTTTCCGCCGACGGCCTGCACTGGAAGCACTTCGACTACATGCTTTCAAATCCGCCCTTCGGCGTGGAATGGAAGAAGATTCAAAAAGAGATCACCAAGGAAGCCAAGGAACAGGGCTACAACGGTCGCTTCGGTCCCGGACTGCCGCGTGTCAGTGATGGCTCGCTTCTTTTCCTTTTGCACCTTGTTTCAAAGATGCGCCCCGCCAAGGATGGTGGTAGCCGCTTCGGTATCGTCCTTAACGGTTCCCCGCTCTTTACAGGAGGCGCGGGATCGGGGGAGAGCGAGATACGCCGCTACATGTTGGAAAACGACCTTGTTGAGGCAATTATCGGCCTGCCGACCGATATGTTCTACAATACGGGGATTAGCACCTACATCTGGATCGTCAGTAACCGCAAGCCCGCTTCGCGTAAAGGCAAGGTGCAACTGATCGACGCTAGCGGCTTCTGGCAAAAGATGCGCAAGAGCCTTGGCAGTAAGCGCAAGGAGTTGAGTTCCGAACATATCGAGGACATTACACGCCTTTTCGGTGGTTTCGAGGAAGTCACCCGCGACGGCGTGCCCATTAGCCGTATCTTCGCCAACGAGGATTTCGGCTACCGCACCATTACCGTCGAGCGCCCCCAGCGTAACGAAGCGGGCAAGGTTGTGAAAGGCACGAAGGGCAAGGCCAAGGGGCAACCACTCGCGGACAGTAGCTTGCGCGACACCGAGAACGTGCCCCTCGCCGAAGACATGCAGACCTACTTCGAGCGCGAAGTCCTGCCGCACGCACCCGATGCGTGGATTGACGAGACCAAAACCAAAGTGGGCTACGAAATCCCCTTTAACCGCCACTTCTACGTCTTCACGCCGCCTCGCCCATTGGCCGAAATCGACGCGGAATTAAAAGACTGCACCGACCGCATCCTTACCATGATCGAAGGGCTGTCGCAATGA
- a CDS encoding restriction endonuclease subunit S, translated as MSFPRYTKYKDSGVEWLGEVPEHWELKPLWTAFRRVKRTGYPEEELLSVYRDLGVIPKASRDDNFNKPSDDLGGYQLVEAGDLAINKMKAWQGSVAISEYRGIVSPAYFVLNALHEENSRYLHYLMRSPRYITGYLSNSKGIRVNQWDLQPELHTRMLLTIPSREEQDTIAAFLDRETAKIDALVAEQRRLMELLKEKRQAVISHAVTKGLNPDAPMKPSGIEWLGDVPEHWEVGKLKRWIAGVESGTSVNAADEPASDGQIGVLKTSSVYTGKFDPNENKVVVESELDRVSCPLRINSLIVSRMNTPELVGAAGLVVEAPDNIFLPDRLWQVTTRESVSEFVYLWTLSNLYRGQIQSVCTGTSSSMKNLSQDQFGSLIVCCPPCDEQREIVEVVKQEVEKLDTLTAEAQRAIDLLQERRTAIISSAVTGQIDVREVVPT; from the coding sequence ATGAGCTTTCCGCGCTACACGAAATACAAGGATAGCGGAGTCGAGTGGCTCGGCGAGGTGCCGGAGCATTGGGAATTGAAACCGTTGTGGACGGCGTTCCGCCGAGTTAAGCGCACCGGCTACCCAGAGGAAGAATTACTATCGGTCTACCGCGATCTCGGTGTGATCCCAAAGGCGAGCCGCGACGACAACTTTAACAAGCCATCTGACGACCTTGGCGGATACCAGTTGGTTGAGGCAGGTGATCTTGCAATCAATAAGATGAAGGCGTGGCAGGGCTCCGTAGCCATATCAGAGTATCGCGGCATTGTCAGCCCAGCCTACTTTGTTCTTAATGCGCTACACGAAGAAAATAGCCGCTATCTTCACTACCTAATGCGCTCTCCGCGCTACATTACAGGTTATCTGTCCAACTCAAAGGGCATCCGCGTGAACCAGTGGGATCTTCAACCGGAGCTTCATACCCGGATGCTACTCACCATCCCGTCCCGTGAAGAACAGGACACCATAGCCGCCTTCCTTGACCGCGAGACGGCGAAGATTGATGCACTGGTGGCGGAGCAGCGGCGGTTGATGGAACTGCTCAAAGAAAAACGCCAAGCCGTCATTTCCCACGCCGTCACCAAAGGACTCAACCCCGACGCCCCCATGAAGCCCTCCGGCATCGAATGGCTAGGCGACGTGCCGGAGCATTGGGAGGTAGGGAAATTGAAGAGGTGGATTGCGGGGGTCGAGTCTGGAACTAGCGTAAACGCTGCCGACGAACCTGCGAGCGACGGTCAAATTGGAGTTTTGAAAACTAGCAGTGTTTACACTGGGAAGTTCGATCCGAATGAGAACAAGGTTGTAGTCGAAAGTGAACTCGACCGAGTTTCCTGCCCTCTACGCATCAACTCGTTAATCGTAAGTCGAATGAACACACCTGAACTCGTTGGCGCTGCTGGTCTTGTAGTTGAGGCTCCTGACAACATCTTTCTTCCTGATCGGCTTTGGCAGGTCACGACTCGCGAATCAGTTTCGGAGTTTGTTTATCTCTGGACGCTTTCTAATTTGTATCGGGGACAAATTCAGTCCGTTTGCACAGGGACAAGCTCTAGCATGAAGAATCTGTCGCAGGATCAATTTGGAAGCCTAATTGTATGTTGTCCTCCATGCGACGAACAGCGCGAAATCGTAGAAGTAGTGAAGCAGGAGGTTGAGAAACTCGACACGCTCACCGCCGAAGCTCAACGCGCCATCGACCTACTTCAAGAGCGCCGCACCGCAATAATCTCTTCCGCAGTGACCGGTCAGATCGACGTGCGTGAGGTGGTTCCAACTTAA
- a CDS encoding DUF5655 domain-containing protein, with protein MSDIKLFRTDGDSVSLLEGKSVTLEKSLQTLIEKHLEVFLGIRFLATEYSTGKTHGGRIDTLGIDENGCPCIIEYKRASNENVINQGLFYLDWLLDHRGEFQLLVLENYGKAVADSIEWSSPRLLCLAGDFNKYDGHAVQQMNRNIELIRYLRFGDELLLLELVNAAQATVSASTVEIQGGSKPKAKQVDKTVEEQLAMANTKLIDLFESVKATCLGFGDDVQFKMLKHYAAFKRIKNFVTVEVRATAEKLFLYVKLDPDTVVLKEGFTRDVRNIGHWGTGGLEIVLRTQDDLIKALSLLQRAYEEA; from the coding sequence ATGAGCGACATTAAACTATTCCGAACCGACGGTGACTCTGTTTCCTTGCTCGAAGGTAAATCCGTCACGCTTGAGAAGTCACTTCAAACCCTAATCGAAAAGCACTTGGAGGTCTTTTTAGGGATTCGTTTTCTGGCTACCGAGTATTCGACAGGCAAGACCCATGGCGGAAGGATCGACACGCTTGGTATCGACGAGAATGGCTGCCCCTGTATTATCGAATACAAGCGTGCCAGTAACGAAAACGTAATCAATCAAGGCTTGTTCTACCTCGATTGGCTATTGGATCACCGAGGTGAGTTTCAATTGCTGGTTCTCGAAAATTACGGAAAGGCGGTTGCTGATTCCATTGAGTGGTCGAGTCCGCGTTTACTCTGTCTAGCTGGCGACTTCAACAAATACGATGGACATGCGGTGCAACAAATGAACCGCAATATCGAATTGATCCGCTACTTGCGTTTCGGTGACGAGCTACTTCTCCTCGAACTCGTTAATGCGGCGCAGGCTACCGTGTCCGCTTCGACGGTAGAAATCCAAGGCGGAAGCAAACCCAAAGCCAAGCAAGTCGATAAGACCGTTGAAGAGCAACTGGCTATGGCGAATACTAAATTGATCGACCTATTCGAGTCGGTAAAGGCCACCTGCCTTGGCTTCGGCGATGATGTGCAGTTCAAGATGCTCAAGCACTATGCGGCTTTTAAGAGGATCAAGAATTTTGTTACAGTGGAAGTGCGTGCGACTGCCGAAAAGCTCTTTCTCTACGTTAAACTTGATCCGGATACGGTCGTGTTAAAGGAAGGCTTTACGCGTGACGTCCGCAATATTGGCCACTGGGGGACCGGAGGGTTGGAAATCGTCCTTCGGACACAGGATGACTTAATCAAGGCTCTATCGTTGCTACAACGGGCATACGAAGAGGCGTAA
- a CDS encoding type I restriction endonuclease subunit R, protein MNDIHKEIKFEDEICAYLADHGWRYAEGDHQQYDRTRALFPSDIVAWVQEAQPEAWDTLTKNHGGGADEVLLNRLRAQLDQRGTLDVLRNGIELMGLKKALKLAEFKPAFGLNPDILARYKANRLRVVRQVRYSLHCENSIDLVLFLNGLPVATVELKTDFTQSIEDAVDQYRYDRNPKSKGHAVEPLLSFPCGALVHFAVSNREVRMTTKLEGKATTFLPFNLGDGGAAGNPENPKGHRTAYLWERVWEREGWLEILGRYLIAQRNKKKEIEKLIFPRYHQLDATRKLQEAVLAEGAGTKYLIQHSAGSGKTNSIAWTAHFFAELHDADSKKVFDSVIVVSDRNVIDSQLQDALFDFQRKTGVVATIKGEGGSKSAELAEALSGDKKIVVCTIQTFPFALEKVRELAATDGKRFAVIADEAHSSQTGEAASKLKAVLNPEELEELKDGGEVSAEDILAAQMASRADDKGITFVAFTATPKAKTLEIFGTLPDPTRKPAKDNVPHPFHVYSMRQAIEEGFILDVLQNYTNYKLAFKLAHEGKGYDEAEVERSAALKGIMRWVRLHPYNISQKVQIIVEHFRDNVGPLLDGKGKAMVVVGSRKEAVRWKLAIDKYIKEQAYPLGTLVAFSGKVADPESGPDEFTETGAAMNPTLKGRDIREAFKGDEFQVLIVANKFQTGFDQPLLCGMYIDKRLSGIQAVQTLSRLNRFYPGKDKTYVVDFVNEPEEILSSFKVYYDTAELEGTTDPNLVYDLRAKLDAKGYYDNYEVDRVVAVEVDPKAKQSDLVAAVEPVADRLLKKYKAALDAYRSAKQSGNDEAATAAKEEMDELILFKRDVGTFLRLYTFLSQIFNYGNTDIEKRAIFFKHLVRLLDFGREREGVDLSKVKLVRHKLNYKGSQKLDLKAGSAKKLDPITEAGGGAIHEDQKAYISAIIEKLNDLFGKETTDQDQLVYVNGVILGKLLESETLRKQAANNSKEQFSGSPDLVKELDNAIIEALDAHTAMSTKALNSGDIKKGMLRILLEYSGLWEKLRESDPAA, encoded by the coding sequence ATGAACGACATACATAAAGAAATCAAGTTCGAGGACGAAATCTGCGCCTATCTCGCCGATCATGGTTGGCGGTATGCCGAAGGCGACCACCAGCAATACGACCGGACGCGGGCACTCTTCCCTTCGGACATTGTGGCATGGGTGCAAGAAGCCCAACCCGAAGCTTGGGATACGCTGACGAAGAACCATGGCGGGGGCGCGGACGAAGTGCTGTTGAATCGGCTACGTGCGCAACTCGATCAACGGGGCACGCTTGATGTGCTACGTAATGGTATCGAATTGATGGGCCTAAAGAAGGCGCTCAAGCTGGCCGAGTTCAAGCCCGCCTTCGGCTTGAATCCCGACATCCTAGCCCGCTACAAGGCGAACCGCTTGCGCGTGGTGCGGCAGGTTCGGTATTCACTGCATTGCGAAAACAGTATTGATTTGGTGCTGTTCCTTAACGGCCTGCCCGTCGCCACGGTCGAATTAAAGACGGACTTTACCCAGAGCATTGAGGATGCGGTGGACCAATACCGCTACGACCGGAATCCGAAGTCCAAAGGGCACGCGGTAGAACCCTTGCTTTCCTTTCCCTGTGGGGCGTTGGTGCATTTTGCCGTCAGTAACCGCGAAGTGCGGATGACGACGAAGCTCGAAGGTAAGGCCACGACATTTCTTCCATTCAATCTTGGCGACGGCGGGGCTGCGGGGAATCCCGAAAACCCGAAAGGGCACCGCACGGCCTATCTGTGGGAAAGGGTTTGGGAGCGTGAAGGTTGGCTCGAAATACTAGGGCGCTACTTGATCGCGCAGCGGAACAAGAAAAAGGAAATCGAAAAGTTGATTTTCCCCCGTTACCATCAACTCGACGCTACCCGCAAACTACAAGAAGCCGTGCTGGCCGAAGGGGCGGGCACGAAGTATTTGATTCAGCACTCGGCAGGTTCGGGTAAAACGAACTCCATAGCATGGACCGCACACTTCTTCGCGGAACTGCACGACGCGGACAGTAAGAAGGTTTTCGACAGCGTGATCGTCGTGTCGGACCGCAATGTGATCGACTCCCAACTGCAAGACGCTCTTTTCGACTTCCAGCGGAAGACAGGTGTTGTGGCCACGATCAAGGGCGAGGGAGGAAGCAAGAGTGCCGAACTGGCCGAAGCCCTTTCGGGGGACAAGAAGATCGTTGTTTGCACCATCCAGACCTTCCCCTTTGCGCTTGAGAAGGTGCGGGAGTTGGCCGCCACGGATGGGAAGCGTTTTGCCGTCATCGCCGACGAGGCGCACAGTTCGCAAACAGGCGAAGCCGCCAGTAAGCTCAAGGCGGTCTTGAACCCGGAGGAATTGGAAGAACTCAAGGACGGCGGCGAAGTGAGCGCGGAAGATATACTCGCGGCACAAATGGCAAGTCGGGCCGACGACAAGGGCATTACCTTTGTCGCCTTTACCGCGACCCCGAAGGCGAAGACCTTGGAAATCTTCGGCACGCTGCCCGATCCGACGCGAAAACCCGCCAAGGACAACGTTCCGCACCCCTTCCATGTGTATTCGATGCGGCAGGCGATTGAGGAAGGCTTCATCCTCGATGTCTTGCAGAACTACACCAATTACAAGTTGGCGTTCAAGTTGGCGCACGAAGGTAAGGGATACGACGAAGCGGAGGTCGAGCGATCCGCCGCTCTCAAGGGGATTATGCGCTGGGTTCGCCTGCACCCCTATAACATTTCGCAAAAAGTCCAGATCATCGTGGAGCACTTCCGCGATAACGTTGGCCCGCTTCTCGATGGCAAAGGCAAGGCCATGGTCGTGGTGGGCAGTCGCAAAGAAGCGGTCCGCTGGAAGCTGGCCATTGATAAATACATCAAGGAGCAGGCTTACCCGCTTGGGACGCTTGTGGCATTTTCCGGAAAGGTTGCGGACCCCGAATCCGGACCGGACGAATTTACCGAAACGGGTGCGGCAATGAATCCAACCCTCAAGGGGCGTGATATTCGCGAAGCGTTCAAGGGCGATGAATTTCAAGTGCTCATCGTGGCCAATAAATTCCAGACCGGATTCGACCAGCCCTTGCTGTGCGGCATGTATATCGACAAGCGCCTCTCAGGCATCCAAGCAGTCCAAACCCTTTCGCGTCTGAATCGTTTTTATCCCGGAAAGGATAAAACATACGTGGTGGACTTCGTAAACGAGCCAGAGGAGATACTATCATCCTTTAAGGTTTACTACGACACCGCCGAACTCGAAGGCACGACCGACCCGAACTTGGTTTACGACCTTCGGGCCAAACTCGATGCCAAGGGCTATTACGACAACTACGAAGTAGATCGGGTCGTGGCGGTCGAGGTTGATCCGAAGGCCAAGCAAAGCGACTTGGTGGCTGCGGTTGAGCCTGTGGCGGATCGCTTGTTGAAGAAATACAAAGCCGCTCTCGACGCCTACCGTTCGGCCAAGCAGAGCGGGAACGACGAAGCGGCAACGGCGGCCAAGGAGGAAATGGACGAGTTGATCCTATTCAAGCGCGACGTAGGCACCTTCCTTCGCCTTTACACCTTCCTATCGCAAATCTTCAATTACGGGAATACCGACATCGAAAAGCGGGCTATCTTCTTCAAGCACTTGGTTCGCTTGCTTGATTTCGGTCGAGAGCGCGAAGGGGTGGACCTATCCAAGGTGAAGCTGGTCCGCCACAAGTTGAATTACAAAGGATCGCAAAAGCTCGACTTGAAGGCCGGAAGCGCGAAGAAGCTCGACCCCATTACGGAAGCTGGGGGAGGGGCTATCCACGAAGACCAGAAGGCATACATAAGCGCGATTATCGAAAAGCTGAACGACCTCTTCGGGAAGGAGACCACCGACCAAGACCAACTCGTTTACGTGAACGGGGTTATCCTTGGAAAGCTGCTTGAGTCGGAAACCTTGCGGAAGCAGGCGGCCAACAATTCAAAGGAGCAATTTTCCGGTTCGCCCGACTTGGTCAAGGAACTCGACAACGCCATTATCGAGGCGCTGGATGCCCACACGGCCATGAGCACCAAGGCACTCAATTCCGGCGACATCAAGAAAGGCATGTTACGCATTCTCTTGGAATACTCCGGCCTGTGGGAAAAGCTCCGCGAGTCGGACCCCGCAGCCTAG
- a CDS encoding tetratricopeptide repeat protein, which yields MTLILYHIRVFGLFGLLSLAVPFLSETLLYGQTPVETDSPDLLSPEGQLVRSWRKTAAKSALESGLSATARDIYSRLLKDGAWTPEEEAEIRLELALAQIAQGRYSEAHQSINQIKAAQRNDRFYLYQAMARYGDGRGSDMTAVQSALDRVALPGLNVQDRPWYYVMLGVLAEMSGKGEEADRLYAQAEQAAGSGFQRSYFEALSFRHQIRSVPSTEAIVADLKGRWERYKEDTASYPYVREYAIVLYNLGQVEEAREVIASERRNKNAVYGARDRDQLLLLDAMMAGPDSADGHDALKNLVRNGESRDIMAIALNLLARHAGSQEFAEFLNEIIASQQSATNQPSHPLLGQLYFLRSQMSLSQADRLRSAGQVDAAKEAAALAEKDAGYLLDHFPGMQQIAGVYRLLAYATLHRASPQYRVAADYLTQLRDQTEDAQRRQELNRMIGDCYFLNGDYSNAADFYEAVRSAQLGGEMSGALFLRLITAEVRAGQIEDALIHVDQIDFAGSISVEERWRVEWNLIQALQAGGELEKALERVSLLLDEGQGTNVSAYLDIRLRWLQLHLTVLSGRIDDGTAEAANKLYSRIEVIPVTDQNREELSLLKTEVLLLKAKVELRQGMDEAGLNSLKLLRSDYAASSAAQRSYMVEADYLASTGSFEMAQAKLSELANTYPQSTYAPEALFEAALNAERRGPEGYTDAIRLLDSMAQRYPDTSLLFFGRMRQGDLLRQMNNFAGALTVYENLINRYPENPLRYLAELSRADCMMALAGENPAALDEVVVNLERVLDLPNLPVDFQVEAGYKWAMALQKKGALTESREVCALMMQRFLREEAQAVQLDRPGRYWMSRTMLALAASWEADGDAAEAKSIYLKMIAYDLPGRSIAQARIDAL from the coding sequence ATGACCCTTATTTTGTATCATATCCGTGTATTCGGCCTTTTCGGGCTGCTTTCCCTCGCCGTGCCGTTCTTGTCGGAGACTCTGCTGTATGGGCAAACGCCGGTGGAGACGGACAGCCCGGATCTGTTGAGCCCGGAAGGGCAGTTGGTCCGGTCCTGGCGGAAGACGGCGGCGAAATCGGCACTGGAGTCGGGTTTGTCGGCCACCGCGCGTGATATTTACAGCCGGCTTTTGAAGGATGGAGCTTGGACTCCTGAAGAAGAGGCGGAGATCCGTCTCGAATTGGCCTTGGCACAGATCGCCCAGGGGCGTTACTCGGAAGCCCACCAGTCGATCAATCAGATCAAGGCGGCGCAGCGGAATGACCGGTTCTACCTGTATCAGGCCATGGCGCGCTACGGTGACGGTCGTGGGTCGGATATGACGGCGGTTCAGTCGGCCCTGGATCGCGTGGCTTTGCCGGGACTCAATGTACAAGACCGCCCCTGGTATTATGTGATGTTGGGTGTACTTGCTGAAATGTCCGGCAAGGGGGAGGAGGCGGATCGCCTGTATGCGCAGGCAGAGCAGGCTGCCGGCTCCGGGTTTCAGCGTTCTTATTTCGAAGCATTGTCGTTTCGCCACCAAATCCGTAGTGTCCCTTCGACGGAGGCGATCGTTGCAGATCTGAAGGGGCGCTGGGAGCGCTATAAAGAGGACACCGCATCCTATCCTTATGTGCGGGAATACGCGATTGTCTTATACAATCTGGGGCAGGTGGAAGAGGCCCGGGAAGTGATTGCGTCAGAGCGGCGCAACAAGAATGCAGTTTATGGAGCACGGGATCGGGATCAGTTGCTTCTCTTGGACGCGATGATGGCCGGTCCGGATTCGGCCGATGGACATGATGCTCTCAAGAACCTGGTGCGGAACGGTGAGAGCCGCGACATCATGGCGATTGCATTGAATTTGCTGGCACGGCATGCGGGCAGCCAGGAATTCGCGGAGTTTCTCAATGAAATTATTGCGAGCCAGCAATCCGCGACGAATCAGCCGTCGCATCCCTTGCTGGGGCAGCTCTATTTCCTGCGTAGCCAGATGTCACTTTCGCAGGCGGATCGATTGCGTTCGGCCGGCCAGGTTGACGCGGCCAAGGAGGCCGCTGCTCTGGCAGAAAAGGATGCGGGCTACCTGCTGGATCATTTTCCAGGTATGCAGCAGATCGCGGGTGTCTACCGTTTATTGGCGTATGCGACCCTGCATCGGGCCAGTCCGCAGTACCGTGTGGCTGCCGACTACCTGACGCAATTGCGGGACCAGACCGAGGACGCGCAGCGCCGGCAGGAGCTCAACCGCATGATCGGTGACTGCTATTTCCTGAACGGCGACTATTCGAATGCGGCTGATTTTTACGAAGCGGTCCGCTCGGCGCAGCTCGGGGGGGAGATGTCCGGCGCTCTCTTCTTGCGCCTGATTACTGCGGAGGTCCGGGCGGGGCAGATCGAGGACGCCTTGATTCATGTGGACCAGATCGATTTTGCCGGCAGCATTTCGGTGGAGGAGCGCTGGCGGGTGGAATGGAATTTGATTCAAGCCCTGCAGGCCGGAGGTGAACTGGAAAAGGCCCTCGAACGGGTCAGCCTGCTGCTGGATGAGGGCCAAGGCACCAATGTTTCGGCGTATCTGGACATTCGTTTACGCTGGTTGCAGTTGCATCTGACCGTGCTTTCCGGGCGAATCGACGACGGCACGGCTGAGGCGGCGAATAAACTCTACTCCCGGATTGAGGTGATCCCCGTCACCGACCAGAACCGTGAGGAATTGTCTTTGTTGAAAACCGAGGTGCTCTTGTTGAAGGCCAAGGTCGAGCTGCGTCAGGGGATGGATGAAGCGGGTTTGAACAGTTTGAAACTGCTCCGTTCGGACTATGCCGCGAGTTCGGCGGCACAGCGTTCCTACATGGTGGAGGCGGATTACCTCGCATCGACCGGATCTTTCGAAATGGCGCAGGCCAAGTTATCGGAACTCGCCAATACATACCCGCAAAGCACTTACGCTCCGGAAGCGCTCTTCGAAGCGGCCTTGAATGCCGAGCGGCGGGGCCCGGAAGGTTATACCGATGCGATCCGCCTGCTGGATTCCATGGCGCAGCGTTATCCCGATACCTCCTTGCTGTTCTTTGGCCGCATGCGACAGGGGGACCTGCTCCGCCAGATGAATAATTTCGCCGGTGCCTTGACTGTTTACGAGAACCTGATCAACCGCTATCCGGAAAATCCATTGCGTTATCTGGCCGAATTGTCCCGGGCGGATTGCATGATGGCCCTTGCGGGGGAAAATCCGGCGGCCTTGGACGAGGTGGTGGTTAATTTGGAGCGTGTGCTCGATTTGCCCAACCTACCAGTGGATTTCCAGGTGGAGGCCGGTTACAAGTGGGCGATGGCTTTGCAGAAGAAGGGTGCCCTGACTGAGTCCCGGGAAGTCTGTGCCTTGATGATGCAGCGCTTCCTGCGCGAAGAAGCCCAAGCGGTTCAGTTGGACCGTCCGGGGCGTTATTGGATGTCCCGCACGATGCTGGCCTTGGCTGCCAGCTGGGAGGCGGACGGGGATGCCGCGGAAGCGAAAAGCATCTACCTTAAAATGATTGCCTACGACCTTCCCGGGCGGAGTATTGCCCAAGCACGGATCGACGCGCTCTAA